The proteins below are encoded in one region of Casimicrobium huifangae:
- a CDS encoding lipase family protein: MTAAVAMVPYDPKAAVFWSNLVEAAYSTFYNNPGNPNPQPPAFPPGWTYVATLQVDLQLLGTYYFIGWILRGSSGQYAIVYLGTEDLEWFYDGDAFMTPHPLGGNVEAGMYDMYGSLSMTTPTQPARVPFSKFLATLDTSKPIMLTGHSLGGALTTYTAADIALLPTPPAAANLQIYSIASPRVGDQSFVNAFNAKVINNFRIYNIRDYVPTLPPEDLGYVHVNTALPQPELDSWQYPIYHGWDPVKAAGCYHSHAGYNYMLTALAGMTPNTGELGSCYAPQARSTSVQFTRA, from the coding sequence ATGACCGCAGCCGTTGCCATGGTGCCCTACGACCCGAAAGCGGCCGTGTTCTGGTCGAATCTCGTGGAGGCGGCGTACAGCACCTTCTACAACAACCCGGGCAATCCGAACCCGCAGCCGCCGGCCTTCCCGCCAGGCTGGACCTACGTGGCCACCCTGCAGGTGGACCTGCAACTGCTCGGCACCTACTACTTCATCGGCTGGATCCTGCGTGGCAGCAGTGGCCAGTACGCCATCGTCTACCTCGGCACCGAAGACCTCGAATGGTTCTACGATGGTGACGCGTTCATGACCCCGCATCCGCTCGGCGGTAACGTTGAGGCGGGCATGTACGACATGTATGGCTCACTGAGCATGACGACACCCACGCAACCGGCGCGGGTGCCGTTCAGCAAATTCCTCGCCACGCTCGATACCTCGAAGCCGATCATGCTCACCGGCCACAGTCTGGGCGGTGCGTTGACCACCTACACTGCGGCAGACATTGCCTTGCTGCCCACGCCACCGGCCGCTGCGAACCTGCAGATTTACAGCATCGCCTCGCCGCGCGTTGGCGACCAGAGCTTCGTGAACGCCTTCAACGCGAAGGTGATCAACAACTTCCGCATCTACAACATCCGCGATTACGTGCCCACACTGCCGCCGGAAGACCTGGGCTACGTGCATGTGAACACTGCCCTGCCGCAGCCGGAGCTGGACTCGTGGCAATACCCGATCTATCACGGCTGGGATCCGGTCAAAGCGGCCGGGTGCTATCACAGCCACGCCGGCTACAACTACATGCTCACGGCGCTGGCCGGCATGACGCCGAACA
- a CDS encoding multifunctional CCA addition/repair protein, producing MKIYLVGGSVRDRLLGLPASDRDYVVVGATPEQMLASGYQPVGKDFPVFLHPQTKEEYALARTERKSGRGYTGFAFHAAPDVTLEDDLHRRDLTINAMALDENGQLVDPYGGARDIASKTLRHVSEAFPEDPLRVLRLARFAARFTEFSVAPETMALCRQLVDEGEIRELVAERVWQELSRGLMEAQPSRMFGVLRDCGALAVLAPELDRLWGVPQKAIYHPEIDTGIHIMQVIDYAANRGWPLATRYAALTHDLGKGLTPADILPAHHAHEARSAKLVDALSARWRVQREVAELARAVAAEHGNLGKLKDMRPATVHDVLMRCDAIRRPERFVHMLDACEADKSSRRAVGLPESAGEPFVARADAMAALAAMQSVDAGAIAAQLVAAGKPERIAAEVRDARIAAIRDRRDAAS from the coding sequence ATGAAGATTTATCTCGTCGGCGGCTCGGTGCGTGACAGGCTGCTTGGACTGCCAGCATCGGACCGTGACTATGTCGTCGTCGGCGCGACGCCCGAGCAGATGCTGGCATCGGGCTATCAGCCGGTTGGCAAGGACTTTCCCGTCTTCCTGCATCCGCAGACGAAGGAGGAATACGCCCTCGCCCGCACCGAACGCAAGAGCGGTCGCGGCTACACCGGCTTTGCCTTTCACGCCGCGCCCGATGTGACGCTGGAAGACGATCTGCACCGTCGCGACCTGACCATCAATGCGATGGCGCTGGATGAGAATGGCCAACTGGTTGACCCGTATGGCGGCGCCCGTGACATCGCATCGAAAACGCTGCGGCATGTCAGCGAAGCCTTCCCCGAAGACCCGCTGCGCGTGCTGCGGCTGGCGCGTTTCGCGGCGCGCTTCACCGAATTCAGCGTGGCGCCGGAGACGATGGCGCTGTGCCGGCAATTGGTCGATGAAGGCGAGATTCGCGAGCTGGTCGCCGAGCGGGTGTGGCAGGAGCTGTCGCGCGGCTTGATGGAAGCGCAGCCGTCGCGCATGTTCGGCGTGCTGCGCGATTGCGGCGCGCTGGCGGTGCTGGCGCCGGAGCTGGACCGCCTGTGGGGTGTGCCGCAGAAAGCGATCTATCACCCGGAAATCGACACCGGCATTCACATCATGCAGGTGATCGACTACGCCGCCAACCGTGGCTGGCCGCTGGCGACGCGCTACGCCGCACTGACCCATGATCTCGGCAAGGGGCTGACGCCGGCCGACATCCTGCCCGCGCACCACGCGCATGAGGCGCGCAGCGCGAAGCTGGTGGATGCGCTCAGCGCGCGCTGGCGCGTGCAGCGCGAGGTGGCCGAGCTGGCGCGGGCAGTGGCGGCCGAACACGGCAATCTCGGCAAACTGAAAGACATGCGGCCGGCGACGGTGCACGACGTGCTGATGCGCTGCGACGCCATCCGTCGGCCCGAGCGCTTTGTGCACATGCTTGATGCCTGCGAGGCCGACAAATCGTCGCGACGCGCGGTGGGGCTGCCGGAGAGCGCGGGCGAGCCGTTCGTCGCGAGGGCAGACGCGATGGCGGCGCTGGCCGCGATGCAGTCGGTGGATGCCGGTGCGATCGCCGCGCAGCTGGTGGCAGCGGGAAAGCCGGAACGCATTGCGGCGGAGGTTCGTGATGCCCGCATCGCAGCGATTCGCGATCGGCGCGACGCTGCTTCGTAA